A genomic window from Pseudomonas alcaligenes includes:
- the tolR gene encoding protein TolR — protein MARIRNRRKPVAEMNVVPYIDVMLVLLVIFMVTAPMLNQGVKVDLPKVSSEALPQDNNARVLTISIKADKTYYWNMGEEVDPDQGKASETATALPALVQTVSAIMNQNAAQGKKVQVFVRGDKSVDYGSVMAVMGGLQEAGVGNVGLITEAP, from the coding sequence ATGGCCAGAATTCGCAACAGACGCAAGCCGGTCGCCGAGATGAACGTCGTGCCTTATATCGACGTGATGCTGGTGCTGCTGGTGATCTTCATGGTGACCGCGCCCATGCTCAACCAGGGCGTCAAGGTCGACCTGCCCAAGGTTTCCAGCGAGGCCCTGCCGCAGGACAACAATGCCCGTGTGCTGACCATCTCGATCAAGGCCGACAAGACCTACTATTGGAACATGGGCGAGGAAGTCGACCCGGACCAGGGCAAGGCCAGTGAGACCGCCACCGCGCTGCCGGCGCTGGTACAGACGGTGAGCGCGATCATGAACCAGAACGCCGCCCAGGGTAAGAAAGTTCAGGTCTTCGTGCGCGGCGACAAGTCGGTCGACTACGGCTCGGTCATGGCTGTCATGGGCGGTCTGCAGGAAGCCGGCGTGGGCAACGTCGGGCTGATCACCGAGGCGCCCTGA
- the tolA gene encoding cell envelope integrity protein TolA yields MQQKSVRSSSESYFWPTVWAVAIHVLLFAMLFVSFHFAPELPPARPIVQATLYQLKSQSQATTQTNQKIAGEAQKTKARQYEVEQLETKKEEQQKQEAAEQKKVAVAKQAEAKKQAEAKKAEEAKKAAEQKRLAEIAKKKSEEEKKKAAAEEARKKAAEQAKKKAAEEAKKKAAAEAAKKKAQEAARKAAEDKKAQALAELLGDTTERQQALADEVGDQVAGSLDDLIIKLVSEQWQRPPSARNGMSVEVLIQMLPDGTIVNASITRSSGDAPFDSSAVAAVKNVVRIPEMQQVDSATFNAMYRQRRMIFKPEDLSL; encoded by the coding sequence ATGCAGCAGAAGAGCGTGCGCTCCTCGTCGGAAAGCTATTTCTGGCCAACGGTCTGGGCCGTGGCCATTCACGTCCTGCTGTTCGCCATGCTGTTCGTCAGCTTCCACTTCGCCCCGGAGCTGCCGCCGGCCAGGCCGATCGTGCAGGCGACCCTGTACCAGCTGAAGTCGCAGAGCCAGGCGACCACCCAGACCAATCAGAAGATCGCCGGCGAGGCGCAGAAGACCAAGGCGCGCCAGTACGAGGTGGAGCAGCTGGAGACCAAGAAGGAAGAACAGCAGAAGCAGGAAGCGGCGGAACAAAAGAAGGTCGCGGTGGCCAAACAGGCTGAGGCGAAGAAGCAGGCCGAAGCGAAGAAGGCCGAAGAAGCGAAGAAGGCGGCCGAACAGAAGAGGCTGGCCGAGATCGCCAAGAAGAAGTCTGAGGAAGAGAAGAAGAAAGCTGCCGCCGAGGAGGCGCGCAAGAAAGCGGCCGAGCAGGCGAAGAAAAAGGCTGCGGAGGAGGCCAAGAAGAAGGCCGCCGCCGAGGCTGCGAAGAAGAAGGCCCAGGAAGCCGCGCGCAAGGCCGCCGAGGACAAGAAGGCGCAGGCCCTGGCCGAGTTGCTGGGGGATACCACCGAGCGCCAGCAGGCGCTGGCCGATGAGGTGGGCGATCAGGTGGCGGGCAGTCTCGATGACCTGATCATCAAGCTGGTCAGCGAGCAGTGGCAGCGTCCGCCGTCGGCGCGCAACGGCATGAGTGTCGAGGTGCTGATCCAGATGCTGCCCGATGGCACCATCGTCAATGCCTCGATCACCCGCTCCAGCGGCGATGCGCCTTTCGACAGCTCGGCGGTGGCGGCCGTGAAGAACGTCGTGCGTATTCCGGAAATGCAGCAAGTCGATAGTGCCACCTTTAATGCCATGTACCGTCAGCGGCGGATGATTTTCAAACCGGAGGACTTGTCTCTGTGA
- the tolB gene encoding Tol-Pal system beta propeller repeat protein TolB — translation MNSLIRMALLGLALLAGAVQAADPLVVSTGSDRAIPIAVVPFGWQGGTVLPEDLATVIGNDLRNSGMYEPIPRQNMISLPTSAAEIIYRDWQALGAQYVMVGSIVPNGARLQVQFALFNVATQQQVVAGTVGGTTDQLRDMAHHIADQAFEKLTGIKGAFSTKMLYVTAERFGVNNTRYTLQRSDYDGARGVTLLQSREPILSPRYAPDGRRIAYVSFEQRRPRIFLQHIDTGRREQLTNFEGLNGAPAFSPDGNRLAFVLSKDGNPEIYVMDLGSRQIQRVTNSGSIETEPFWGKDGQTLYFTSDRAGKPQIYKQSIYGGAAQRVTFTGNYNANPKLSADEKTLVMIHRQDGFTNFKVAAQDLVTSRLRILSETSLDDSPTVAPNGTMLIYATRQQGRGVLMLVSINGRVRLPIPTAQGDVREPSWSPYLN, via the coding sequence GTGAACAGCTTGATTCGTATGGCCCTGCTTGGGCTGGCCTTGCTGGCCGGTGCCGTGCAGGCAGCGGACCCCTTGGTGGTCTCGACCGGCAGTGACCGCGCCATTCCCATCGCCGTGGTGCCTTTCGGCTGGCAGGGCGGCACCGTGCTGCCCGAGGACCTGGCCACCGTTATCGGCAACGACCTGCGCAACAGCGGCATGTACGAGCCGATCCCGCGGCAGAACATGATCAGCCTGCCGACCTCGGCGGCCGAGATCATCTACCGCGACTGGCAGGCCCTGGGCGCCCAGTATGTGATGGTCGGCAGCATCGTACCGAACGGTGCGCGCCTGCAGGTGCAGTTCGCCCTGTTCAACGTGGCGACCCAGCAGCAGGTGGTGGCCGGCACCGTCGGTGGCACCACCGACCAGCTGCGCGACATGGCCCACCATATCGCCGACCAGGCCTTCGAGAAGCTCACCGGCATCAAGGGCGCCTTCTCCACCAAGATGCTTTACGTCACCGCCGAGCGTTTTGGTGTCAACAACACCCGCTACACCCTGCAGCGCTCCGACTACGACGGCGCCCGTGGCGTGACCCTGCTGCAGTCGCGCGAACCGATCCTGTCGCCGCGCTACGCGCCGGATGGCCGCCGCATCGCCTACGTGTCCTTCGAGCAGCGCCGTCCGCGCATCTTCCTGCAGCACATCGATACCGGTCGCCGCGAGCAGCTGACCAACTTCGAGGGCCTCAACGGCGCGCCGGCCTTCTCGCCGGATGGCAATCGCCTGGCCTTCGTGCTGTCCAAGGACGGCAACCCGGAGATCTATGTGATGGACCTGGGCAGTCGCCAGATCCAGCGCGTGACCAACTCCGGCTCGATCGAGACCGAGCCGTTCTGGGGCAAGGACGGGCAGACCCTGTACTTCACCAGCGACCGCGCCGGCAAGCCGCAGATCTACAAGCAGAGCATCTACGGCGGTGCCGCCCAGCGCGTGACCTTTACCGGCAACTACAATGCCAACCCGAAGCTGTCGGCCGACGAGAAGACCCTGGTGATGATCCATCGCCAGGACGGGTTCACCAATTTCAAGGTGGCCGCCCAGGACCTGGTGACCAGCCGCCTGCGCATTCTCTCCGAGACCAGTCTGGACGACTCGCCCACTGTTGCGCCCAATGGCACCATGCTAATCTACGC